The following are from one region of the Heliangelus exortis chromosome 2, bHelExo1.hap1, whole genome shotgun sequence genome:
- the STAM gene encoding signal transducing adapter molecule 1 isoform X2: protein MNTAEDWGLILDICDKVGQSRTGPKDCLRSIMKRVNHKDPHVAMQALTLLGACVSNCGKIFHLEVCSRDFASEVSNVLNKGHPKVCEKLKALMVEWTDEFKNDPQLSLISAMIKNLKEQGVTFPAIGSQAAEQAKASPALVAKDPGTVANKKEEEDLAKAIELSLKEQRQQQTTLSSLYPSTSSLLTNPKHEGRKVRAIYDFEAAEDNELTFKAGELITILDDSDPNWWKGETHQGIGLFPSNFVTADLSAEPEMMKAEKKTVQFSDEVQVETIEPEPEPVYIDEDKMDQLLQMLQSADPSDDQPDLPELLHLEAMCHQMGPLIDEKLEDIDRKHSELSELNVKAMEALSLYNKLMNEDPMYSMYAKLQNQQYYMQSSGVSGSQVYPGQPQSNTYLVAGSTQMGHVQGYNLPPEQLSSLSQGTVTPSASSVLPGQPAQTSYTNAMVGSVAGNTYSNQAAVYSPPPATVDVAAYQNAGTNMSQVPNYNLPSTPLPQTAGSQQAPPQQPQPPPPQQPQHSYSQKALL from the exons GCCTAAGGACTGTCTCCGTTCTATTATGAAGAGAGTAAACCATAAAGATCCTCATGTTGCTATGCAAGCATTAACA ctTTTAGGAGCATGTGTATCGAACTGTGGTAAAATCTTTCATTTAGAAGTCTGCTCAAGAGATTTTGCCAGTGAAGTAAGCAATGTGTTGAATAAG GGTCATCCAAAAGTCTGTGAGAAGCTGAAGGCCCTTATGGTGGAATGGACTGATGAATTCAAGAATGATCCACAGCTTAGTTTAATATCTGCTATGATAAAAAATCTTAAGGAGCAAGGAGTTACTTTCCCAGCTATTGGTTCACAG GCTGCTGAACAGGCAAAAGCAAGTCCGGCTCTAGTTGCCAAAGATCCTGGTACAGTAGCcaacaaaaaggaagaggaagatttAGCTAAAG CTATTGAACTGTCGCTAAAAGAACAAAGGCAACAGCAAACAACACTTTCCAGTTTGTATCCAAGCACCTCAAGCCTTTTAACAAATCCCAAACATGAGGGCCGAAAGGTTCGTGCAATCTATGATTTTGAGGCTGCTGAAGACAACGAATTAACTTTTAAAGCTGGAGAACTTATAACTATTCTTGATGACAG tGATCCAAATTGGTGGAAAGGTGAAACTCATCAGGGTATAGGATTGTTTCCATCTAATTTTGTAACAGCTGATCTTTCTGCTGAGCCAGAAATGA tgaaagctgagaagaaaacagtGCAGTTCAGTGATGAAGTTCAAGTAGAGACAATAGAACCTGAGCCTGAACCAGTTTATATTGATGAA GATAAAATGGATCAACTCTTGCAGATGTTACAAAGTGCAGATCCATCTGATGACCAGCCAGACCTCCCAGAATTGCTTCATCTTGAGG CAATGTGCCACCAGATGGGACCTCTCATAGATGAAAAGTTGGAAGATATAGACAG gAAGCATTCAGAACTTTCAGAGCTCAATGTTAAAGCAATGGAGGCTCTTTCTTTGTATAACAAACTGATGAATGAAGACCCAATGTATTCCATGTATGCAAAACTACAAAACCAACAGTACTATATGCAGTCATCTGGTGTTTCTGGCTCTCAG GTTTATCCAGGGCAACCTCAAAGTAACACATATTTGGTGGCAGGGAGTACACAGATGGGCCATGTTCAAGGCTATAATCTCCCTCCTGAACAACTCTCTTCTCTCAGCCAAGGCACAGTTACTCCATCTGCCAGCTCAGTACTGCCTGGTCAGCCTGCACAGACATCATacacaaa tgcgATGGTTGGCTCTGTTGCTGGAAATACTTACTCAAACCAGGCTGCAGTGTATAGTCCACCACCTGCTACTGTTGATGTTGCTGCTTATCAGAATGCTGGAACTAATATGTCCCAGGTGCCAAACTATAACTTACCATCCACACCTCTGCCACAGACAGCAGGCAGTCAGCAAGCACCTCCAcaacagccacagcctccaccaCCTCAACAACCACAACATAGTTACTCACAGAAGGCTCTGCTATAG
- the STAM gene encoding signal transducing adapter molecule 1 isoform X3, translating into MVEWTDEFKNDPQLSLISAMIKNLKEQGVTFPAIGSQAAEQAKASPALVAKDPGTVANKKEEEDLAKAIELSLKEQRQQQTTLSSLYPSTSSLLTNPKHEGRKVRAIYDFEAAEDNELTFKAGELITILDDSDPNWWKGETHQGIGLFPSNFVTADLSAEPEMMKAEKKTVQFSDEVQVETIEPEPEPVYIDEDKMDQLLQMLQSADPSDDQPDLPELLHLEAMCHQMGPLIDEKLEDIDRKHSELSELNVKAMEALSLYNKLMNEDPMYSMYAKLQNQQYYMQSSGVSGSQVYPGQPQSNTYLVAGSTQMGHVQGYNLPPEQLSSLSQGTVTPSASSVLPGQPAQTSYTNAMVGSVAGNTYSNQAAVYSPPPATVDVAAYQNAGTNMSQVPNYNLPSTPLPQTAGSQQAPPQQPQPPPPQQPQHSYSQKALL; encoded by the exons ATGGTGGAATGGACTGATGAATTCAAGAATGATCCACAGCTTAGTTTAATATCTGCTATGATAAAAAATCTTAAGGAGCAAGGAGTTACTTTCCCAGCTATTGGTTCACAG GCTGCTGAACAGGCAAAAGCAAGTCCGGCTCTAGTTGCCAAAGATCCTGGTACAGTAGCcaacaaaaaggaagaggaagatttAGCTAAAG CTATTGAACTGTCGCTAAAAGAACAAAGGCAACAGCAAACAACACTTTCCAGTTTGTATCCAAGCACCTCAAGCCTTTTAACAAATCCCAAACATGAGGGCCGAAAGGTTCGTGCAATCTATGATTTTGAGGCTGCTGAAGACAACGAATTAACTTTTAAAGCTGGAGAACTTATAACTATTCTTGATGACAG tGATCCAAATTGGTGGAAAGGTGAAACTCATCAGGGTATAGGATTGTTTCCATCTAATTTTGTAACAGCTGATCTTTCTGCTGAGCCAGAAATGA tgaaagctgagaagaaaacagtGCAGTTCAGTGATGAAGTTCAAGTAGAGACAATAGAACCTGAGCCTGAACCAGTTTATATTGATGAA GATAAAATGGATCAACTCTTGCAGATGTTACAAAGTGCAGATCCATCTGATGACCAGCCAGACCTCCCAGAATTGCTTCATCTTGAGG CAATGTGCCACCAGATGGGACCTCTCATAGATGAAAAGTTGGAAGATATAGACAG gAAGCATTCAGAACTTTCAGAGCTCAATGTTAAAGCAATGGAGGCTCTTTCTTTGTATAACAAACTGATGAATGAAGACCCAATGTATTCCATGTATGCAAAACTACAAAACCAACAGTACTATATGCAGTCATCTGGTGTTTCTGGCTCTCAG GTTTATCCAGGGCAACCTCAAAGTAACACATATTTGGTGGCAGGGAGTACACAGATGGGCCATGTTCAAGGCTATAATCTCCCTCCTGAACAACTCTCTTCTCTCAGCCAAGGCACAGTTACTCCATCTGCCAGCTCAGTACTGCCTGGTCAGCCTGCACAGACATCATacacaaa tgcgATGGTTGGCTCTGTTGCTGGAAATACTTACTCAAACCAGGCTGCAGTGTATAGTCCACCACCTGCTACTGTTGATGTTGCTGCTTATCAGAATGCTGGAACTAATATGTCCCAGGTGCCAAACTATAACTTACCATCCACACCTCTGCCACAGACAGCAGGCAGTCAGCAAGCACCTCCAcaacagccacagcctccaccaCCTCAACAACCACAACATAGTTACTCACAGAAGGCTCTGCTATAG